In one window of Mesorhizobium sp. B2-1-1 DNA:
- a CDS encoding sugar ABC transporter substrate-binding protein — translation MIKSLVGGIVAASTFVMLNSAAMAAGPEIVPGPAAQADCFAPWSADTKFFKYPKKEGPYRIAFANGYIANTWRIQMVQTAKAYAAQPDVKAKIKEFKVVSTGEDVPAQISAINNFIDSGYDAIVTDAQNPTAFGPVIKRAKQAGIVLVAFDNILDTKDAINVNVDQKGLGELWAKWLVAKVPNGGKILEVRGVAGTSVDTDRHNGIHEVLDASGKKWDVTEVAGKWDDGVAQKVTADAIATNGPFDGITGQGGDTGIVQAMIDAKHPFVPFGGETENGFRKFCAAHSADGLKCSSAGSGPAQVAVAIKTAIAALEGEVVPQEVKLPLAIAEDPNMKEGTDYFPKESDNFFVGNSFPTCGINFSAQEIMGQTKENQ, via the coding sequence ATGATCAAGTCACTGGTAGGTGGCATCGTTGCCGCCAGCACATTCGTCATGCTCAACTCGGCCGCCATGGCCGCCGGCCCCGAGATCGTGCCGGGCCCGGCCGCCCAAGCCGACTGCTTCGCGCCCTGGAGCGCGGACACGAAATTCTTCAAATATCCCAAAAAGGAAGGCCCATACCGCATCGCCTTCGCCAATGGCTATATCGCCAACACCTGGCGCATCCAGATGGTGCAGACCGCAAAGGCCTATGCCGCCCAGCCGGACGTCAAAGCCAAGATCAAGGAATTCAAGGTCGTCTCGACCGGCGAGGACGTGCCGGCGCAGATCTCGGCGATCAACAACTTCATCGATTCCGGCTATGACGCGATCGTCACCGACGCGCAGAACCCGACTGCCTTCGGCCCGGTCATCAAGCGCGCCAAGCAGGCTGGCATCGTGCTGGTCGCCTTCGACAACATCCTCGACACCAAGGATGCCATCAACGTCAATGTGGACCAGAAGGGCCTCGGCGAATTGTGGGCCAAATGGCTGGTCGCGAAGGTGCCGAATGGCGGCAAGATTCTCGAAGTGCGCGGCGTTGCCGGCACCTCCGTCGATACCGATCGCCACAACGGCATCCACGAGGTGCTCGACGCTTCCGGCAAGAAATGGGACGTCACCGAAGTCGCCGGCAAGTGGGACGACGGCGTGGCACAGAAGGTCACCGCCGACGCGATCGCTACCAACGGGCCATTCGACGGCATCACCGGCCAGGGCGGCGACACCGGCATCGTGCAGGCGATGATCGACGCCAAGCATCCGTTTGTGCCCTTTGGCGGTGAAACCGAAAACGGCTTCCGCAAGTTCTGCGCGGCGCATTCGGCCGACGGGTTGAAGTGCTCTTCCGCGGGCTCGGGCCCGGCCCAGGTCGCCGTCGCCATCAAGACCGCGATTGCAGCGCTCGAAGGCGAAGTGGTGCCGCAAGAGGTGAAGCTGCCGCTGGCGATCGCCGAAGATCCGAACATGAAGGAAGGCACGGATTACTTCCCGAAAGAGTCGGACAATTTCTTCGTCGGCAACTCCTTCCCGACCTGCGGCATCAACTTCAGCGCCCAGGAAATCATGGGTCAGACCAAGGAAAATCAGTAG
- a CDS encoding sulfate ABC transporter substrate-binding protein encodes MKRFLLGVATVAGLFLASSQAWSADKLLNASYDVGRELFVQVNKAFIEKHPGVSIDQSHAGTSAQARAIAEGLGADVVTFNQVTDIDFLVKKGLVSADWQKDFPDNASPFYSLPSFLVRAGNPKHIKDWNDLVRDDVQVIFPNPKTSGNARYTYLAATAYAKEAFKGDDAKVKEFITKLFNNVPIFDTGGRAATTTFVQREIGDVLITFESETRGIRKEYGDDKFEQVTPSVSLLAEFPVAIVDKVADEHGTRDLAKSYLDFLYTPEGQDIAADNGLRARDTAVAAKHKADFPDVRLLTVENVFGGWDNIQKEHFAAGGLLDQAYGSR; translated from the coding sequence ATGAAGCGATTTCTCCTCGGCGTCGCCACCGTCGCCGGCCTGTTCCTCGCATCTTCCCAAGCCTGGTCTGCCGACAAGCTGCTCAACGCCTCCTATGACGTCGGCCGCGAACTGTTCGTCCAGGTCAACAAGGCATTCATCGAGAAGCACCCGGGCGTGAGCATCGACCAGTCGCATGCCGGCACCTCGGCTCAGGCACGCGCCATCGCCGAAGGGCTCGGCGCTGATGTCGTCACCTTCAACCAGGTCACCGACATCGACTTCCTGGTCAAGAAGGGCCTCGTCTCGGCCGACTGGCAGAAGGATTTTCCCGACAACGCCTCGCCCTTCTATTCGCTGCCGTCCTTCCTGGTGCGGGCGGGCAACCCCAAGCACATCAAGGATTGGAACGACCTGGTGCGCGACGACGTGCAGGTGATCTTCCCCAACCCGAAAACCTCGGGCAATGCGCGCTACACCTATCTGGCGGCGACCGCCTACGCCAAGGAGGCCTTCAAGGGCGACGACGCCAAGGTGAAGGAATTCATCACCAAGTTGTTCAACAACGTGCCGATCTTCGACACGGGCGGGCGCGCAGCCACCACCACTTTCGTGCAGCGCGAGATCGGTGACGTGCTGATCACGTTCGAATCCGAAACCCGCGGCATCCGCAAGGAGTATGGCGACGACAAATTCGAGCAGGTCACGCCTTCCGTCAGCCTGCTGGCAGAATTCCCGGTGGCGATCGTCGACAAGGTCGCCGACGAACATGGCACGCGTGATCTGGCCAAAAGCTATCTCGATTTCCTCTATACGCCCGAAGGGCAGGACATCGCCGCTGACAATGGCCTGCGCGCCCGCGACACGGCCGTCGCCGCCAAACACAAGGCCGACTTCCCGGACGTGCGCCTGCTGACGGTGGAAAACGTCTTCGGCGGCTGGGACAACATCCAGAAAGAGCATTTCGCCGCCGGCGGCCTGCTCGACCAGGCCTATGGCAGCCGATAA
- a CDS encoding ABC transporter permease: MSETTLGGLAGRMPKFIRRADPAVLTAFACIVVLLLLGSLYSRSFLSPEYLLQQLKVASFLGVIATGMMLVILLGQIDLSVPWSVAAGAMMACAAAAYGPAGVALAIPFGILCGVLIGIVNGIGVAYLRIPSMIITLATNAVAQGLMVVYTGGFSPQDSATGAMRYLATGFAIPGVPNAVIIWALIGAAMVFVLTRTGFGRTVYGIGNRERAAYLSGIDTRRVVMIAFAVSGGLSAFGGVLLAGYASKAAQSMGDAYLLPSIAAVVLGGTSILGGRGSYLGTVAGVILITLLQSILSVMQMPEAGRQIIYGVVIVAMLLLYGRAPASR, encoded by the coding sequence GTGAGCGAGACGACATTGGGTGGCCTCGCCGGCCGCATGCCGAAATTCATTCGCCGCGCCGATCCCGCGGTGTTGACGGCCTTTGCCTGCATCGTGGTCCTGCTCCTGCTGGGCAGTCTTTATTCGCGCAGCTTCCTGTCGCCTGAATATCTCTTGCAGCAGCTCAAGGTGGCCTCGTTTCTCGGCGTCATCGCCACCGGCATGATGCTGGTCATCCTGCTCGGCCAGATCGACCTGTCGGTGCCGTGGTCGGTGGCGGCGGGCGCGATGATGGCTTGCGCTGCGGCCGCCTATGGCCCGGCCGGCGTTGCGTTGGCCATTCCATTCGGCATCTTGTGCGGGGTGCTGATCGGCATCGTCAACGGCATCGGCGTCGCCTATTTGCGCATTCCCTCCATGATCATCACGCTCGCCACCAACGCCGTCGCGCAAGGGCTGATGGTGGTCTACACCGGCGGCTTCTCGCCCCAGGATTCGGCCACCGGCGCCATGCGCTACCTGGCTACCGGCTTTGCCATTCCGGGAGTTCCCAACGCGGTCATCATCTGGGCGCTGATCGGCGCCGCGATGGTGTTCGTTCTGACCCGCACCGGCTTTGGCCGCACCGTCTACGGCATCGGCAACCGCGAGCGTGCCGCCTACCTCTCCGGCATCGACACAAGGCGCGTGGTGATGATCGCCTTTGCCGTCTCCGGCGGGCTCTCCGCCTTCGGCGGGGTGCTGCTTGCCGGCTACGCCTCCAAGGCGGCGCAGTCGATGGGCGACGCCTATCTCCTGCCGTCGATCGCGGCCGTCGTGCTGGGCGGCACCTCGATCCTTGGCGGGCGCGGCTCCTATCTCGGCACTGTCGCCGGCGTCATCCTGATCACGCTCCTGCAATCCATACTGTCGGTCATGCAGATGCCGGAGGCGGGTAGGCAGATCATCTACGGCGTCGTCATCGTCGCCATGCTGCTGCTCTACGGCCGCGCGCCGGCAAGCCGCTGA
- a CDS encoding sulfate/molybdate ABC transporter ATP-binding protein has product MEVRVANVRKEFERFPALHDVSLDIKSGELIALLGPSGSGKTTLLRLIAGLERPTRGKIFFGDEDASHKSIQERNVGFVFQHYALFRHMTVLDNIGFGLKVRQGSTRPPAQEIRRRASELLDLVQLSGLEKRYPAQLSGGQRQRVALARAMAIEPKVLLLDEPFGALDAQVRRELRRWLRDIHDATGHTTVFVTHDQEEALELADRVVVMSQGRIEQVGTADDIYDRPNSPFVYGFIGESSSLPVKVENGEVWLADRPIGLSAPDAASGNARLYFRPHDVELLSGCSGCIAGTVVASRRVAGTRRVELEIGGERQRVEIELPVDHPAAQKSRVAFRPGRWKLFPAA; this is encoded by the coding sequence ATGGAAGTTCGCGTTGCCAATGTGCGCAAGGAGTTCGAGCGGTTTCCCGCGCTCCATGACGTGTCGCTCGACATCAAGTCGGGCGAGCTGATCGCGTTGCTGGGGCCGTCGGGCTCGGGCAAGACGACGCTGCTGCGGCTGATTGCCGGGCTGGAGCGGCCGACGCGCGGCAAGATCTTCTTCGGCGACGAGGACGCCTCGCACAAATCGATCCAGGAGCGCAATGTCGGCTTCGTCTTCCAGCACTACGCGCTGTTCCGGCACATGACGGTCTTGGACAATATCGGCTTCGGCCTCAAGGTCCGGCAGGGCTCGACGCGGCCGCCGGCGCAGGAGATCCGCCGCCGCGCCTCCGAACTGCTCGACCTGGTCCAGCTCTCGGGCCTGGAAAAGCGCTATCCGGCGCAGCTATCCGGTGGCCAGCGCCAGCGCGTCGCGCTGGCGCGCGCCATGGCGATCGAACCCAAAGTGCTTCTGCTCGACGAGCCGTTCGGCGCGCTCGATGCGCAGGTGCGCCGGGAACTGCGCCGCTGGCTGCGCGACATCCATGACGCCACCGGCCACACCACCGTCTTCGTCACCCACGACCAGGAAGAGGCGCTGGAGCTTGCCGACCGCGTCGTGGTGATGAGCCAGGGCCGCATCGAGCAGGTCGGCACCGCCGACGACATCTATGACAGGCCGAACTCGCCTTTCGTCTATGGCTTCATCGGCGAATCGAGCTCGCTTCCCGTCAAGGTCGAGAATGGCGAGGTCTGGCTCGCCGATCGCCCGATCGGGCTGTCGGCGCCGGACGCCGCCAGCGGCAATGCCAGGCTGTACTTCCGCCCGCACGATGTCGAATTGCTGAGCGGCTGCTCTGGCTGCATCGCCGGCACGGTGGTCGCCAGCCGCCGCGTCGCCGGCACCCGCCGGGTGGAACTCGAGATCGGCGGCGAACGCCAGCGCGTCGAGATCGAGCTGCCCGTCGACCACCCCGCGGCACAGAAGAGCCGGGTAGCGTTCCGCCCGGGCCGCTGGAAGCTGTTTCCGGCTGCTTGA
- a CDS encoding RrF2 family transcriptional regulator, whose translation MLTKKGKYGLKALVHLSGLPAGQLAFVNDIAVANNIPKKFLDAILGELRNAGFVQSRKGKEGGYRLARPASEIKIGHVVRVLDGPLAPIPCASRTQYQRCEDCDEATCQVRHMMLEVRQAIAEVLDNRSLAAMRDADNDDFPVELTSQI comes from the coding sequence ATGCTGACTAAAAAAGGCAAATACGGCCTCAAGGCCCTCGTGCATCTGTCCGGCTTGCCGGCTGGCCAATTGGCCTTCGTCAACGACATCGCGGTCGCCAACAACATCCCGAAAAAATTCCTCGATGCCATTCTGGGCGAGCTGCGCAATGCCGGCTTCGTCCAGAGCCGCAAAGGCAAGGAAGGCGGCTATCGCCTCGCCCGCCCGGCCTCGGAGATCAAGATCGGCCATGTGGTGCGTGTGCTGGACGGGCCGCTGGCGCCGATCCCATGCGCCAGCCGCACGCAGTATCAGCGCTGCGAGGATTGCGACGAAGCGACGTGCCAGGTCCGGCACATGATGCTCGAGGTGCGCCAGGCAATCGCCGAGGTGCTGGACAACCGCAGCCTTGCCGCCATGCGCGATGCCGACAATGATGATTTTCCGGTCGAGTTGACGTCGCAGATCTAG
- a CDS encoding LacI family DNA-binding transcriptional regulator, protein MIKPRSRRGGGRPTISDVARKAGVGAITVSRALREPERVSQDLRRQIQAAVDELGYVPDPNARALASARAEVFGVLVPSLTNNVFAEVVRGIYDSLSDSAFRIQLGNTHYSGLEEERLLQVFGPQRPAALIVAGIDQTPASRKLLENAGCPVVQVMETGPDPVDMMVGFSHLDGGRAATEHLLEAGYRRIGFIGARMDPRSQRRLAGYRMAVEKAGLFDPRLITTTPVPSSVTLGRELFRDALAKMPTLDGVFCNNDDIALGALFECHRASIGVPKRIGIVGFNDLDMMQVAFPSVTSIRTPRYEIGRRAVAMALAAIGGEPPQQRVVDLGFELMRRESTAR, encoded by the coding sequence TTGATCAAGCCGCGCTCGCGCCGAGGCGGCGGCCGCCCGACCATATCAGACGTCGCGCGCAAGGCTGGCGTAGGCGCCATCACCGTATCTCGCGCCTTGCGCGAGCCGGAGCGGGTCTCGCAGGACCTGCGCCGCCAGATCCAGGCCGCCGTCGACGAGCTCGGTTATGTGCCGGATCCCAACGCGCGGGCGCTGGCCTCGGCCCGCGCCGAGGTGTTCGGCGTGCTGGTGCCGTCGCTTACCAACAACGTCTTTGCCGAGGTGGTGCGTGGCATCTATGACAGCCTGTCGGATAGCGCCTTCCGCATCCAGCTCGGCAACACCCACTATTCCGGCCTCGAAGAAGAACGGCTGCTGCAGGTGTTCGGGCCGCAAAGGCCGGCGGCGCTGATCGTGGCCGGCATCGACCAGACGCCGGCCTCGCGAAAACTGCTGGAGAATGCAGGCTGCCCGGTGGTGCAGGTCATGGAAACCGGCCCGGATCCGGTCGATATGATGGTCGGCTTCTCGCATCTGGACGGGGGCAGGGCGGCGACTGAGCATCTGCTCGAAGCGGGTTACCGCCGCATCGGATTCATCGGCGCGCGCATGGATCCGCGCTCGCAGCGGCGCTTGGCCGGATACCGCATGGCAGTGGAGAAAGCCGGCCTGTTCGATCCACGACTGATCACCACCACGCCGGTGCCGTCCAGTGTGACGCTGGGACGCGAACTTTTCCGCGACGCGCTGGCCAAGATGCCGACGCTCGACGGCGTATTCTGCAACAATGACGACATCGCGCTAGGCGCGCTGTTCGAGTGTCATCGCGCTTCGATCGGTGTGCCCAAGAGGATCGGCATCGTCGGCTTCAACGATCTCGACATGATGCAGGTGGCGTTTCCCTCCGTCACCAGCATCCGCACGCCCCGCTACGAGATCGGACGGCGGGCAGTGGCCATGGCGCTGGCGGCGATAGGAGGCGAGCCTCCGCAGCAGCGCGTCGTGGATCTCGGTTTCGAACTCATGCGCCGCGAGAGCACGGCGCGCTGA
- a CDS encoding gluconokinase: MAEAAPGSVPPAIVVMGVAGCGKSVVGAALATALGAVFIEGDRLHPPENVARMASGQPLTDQLREGWLDAIGERIAASAGEGRSVVAACSALKRSYRERLRGICRDIVFLYLEIDPAMARLRVASRKGHFMPASLVDSQFAILEPPAADERALTLDATRLIADLVAEAVRMKRRF, from the coding sequence ATGGCGGAGGCCGCCCCCGGCTCTGTACCCCCAGCCATTGTGGTTATGGGTGTCGCCGGATGCGGCAAATCGGTCGTCGGTGCAGCGCTGGCAACCGCGCTGGGCGCGGTCTTCATCGAGGGTGACCGTCTTCATCCCCCCGAGAACGTCGCCCGCATGGCAAGCGGTCAGCCGCTTACCGATCAACTGCGCGAAGGCTGGCTCGATGCAATCGGCGAGCGCATCGCAGCGTCGGCCGGTGAGGGGCGGAGCGTGGTCGCTGCCTGCTCGGCGTTGAAGCGAAGCTACCGCGAGCGCCTGCGTGGCATTTGCCGAGACATCGTCTTCCTCTATCTGGAGATCGATCCGGCCATGGCGAGGCTGCGGGTCGCCAGCCGCAAGGGCCATTTCATGCCGGCAAGCCTGGTCGACAGCCAGTTCGCCATTCTCGAGCCGCCGGCGGCGGATGAGCGGGCGCTGACGCTCGATGCGACGCGCCTGATCGCCGACCTCGTAGCCGAGGCGGTGCGCATGAAGCGGCGGTTCTGA
- a CDS encoding sulfate ABC transporter substrate-binding protein: MTKPRFRRLLGALVATSVQFGTLGFAFADTTILNVSYDPTRELYKAYDEAFAAHWKAETGETVTIQQSHGGSGAQARAVIDGLDADVVTLALEGDINAIVSKSKKINPDWRTKFENNSAPYTSTIIFLVRKGNPKGIHDWNDLVKDGVQVITPNPKTSGGARWNYLAAWAYANANDGGDEAKTKEFVGKLYANAPVLDTGARGSTVTFAQKGLGDVLIAWENEAYLALDEFGAENFDIVYPPTSILAEPPVALVDANVDAKGTRKVAEAYLGWLYSKEAQTIIAKNHYRPAKPDLVSAEDLAKLPPIKLVTIDDPQFGGWKKAQPYHFGDGGIFDQIYKPQ; encoded by the coding sequence ATGACCAAACCTCGTTTCAGGAGACTGCTCGGCGCACTGGTCGCCACGTCTGTCCAGTTCGGCACGCTCGGTTTCGCGTTCGCCGATACCACCATTCTCAACGTGTCGTACGATCCGACACGCGAGCTCTACAAGGCTTATGACGAGGCCTTCGCCGCTCACTGGAAAGCCGAGACAGGGGAAACGGTCACCATACAGCAGTCGCACGGTGGATCGGGCGCACAGGCCCGGGCCGTGATCGACGGCCTCGACGCCGACGTGGTGACGCTGGCGCTCGAAGGCGATATCAACGCCATCGTCTCCAAGTCGAAAAAGATCAATCCGGACTGGCGCACGAAATTCGAGAACAATTCGGCACCCTACACCTCGACCATCATCTTCCTCGTCCGCAAAGGAAACCCCAAGGGCATCCACGACTGGAACGACCTGGTCAAGGACGGCGTCCAGGTGATTACGCCCAACCCGAAGACATCGGGCGGCGCACGCTGGAACTATCTCGCCGCCTGGGCTTATGCCAACGCCAATGACGGTGGCGACGAGGCCAAGACGAAGGAGTTCGTCGGCAAGCTCTATGCCAACGCTCCGGTGCTCGATACCGGTGCGCGCGGCTCGACGGTGACCTTCGCGCAAAAGGGCCTGGGCGACGTGCTGATTGCCTGGGAAAACGAGGCCTATCTAGCGCTCGACGAGTTCGGTGCCGAAAATTTCGATATCGTCTATCCCCCGACCTCGATCCTAGCCGAGCCGCCGGTCGCTTTGGTCGACGCCAATGTCGATGCCAAGGGCACGCGCAAGGTCGCCGAAGCCTATCTGGGCTGGCTCTATTCCAAGGAAGCGCAGACGATCATCGCCAAGAACCACTATCGTCCGGCCAAGCCCGATCTGGTGTCGGCAGAGGACCTGGCCAAGCTACCGCCGATCAAGCTGGTCACCATCGACGACCCACAATTCGGCGGCTGGAAGAAAGCACAGCCTTACCATTTCGGCGATGGTGGTATATTCGACCAGATCTACAAGCCCCAGTAA
- a CDS encoding sugar ABC transporter ATP-binding protein, with protein MDVAAPLLRMEGISKRYGGVRALEKADLSVEAGSIHAILGENGAGKSTLIKIMAGVVAPDEGRMVLDGREATFASPGAANKAGIVCIFQELSLIPELSVADNIVISDPPKRFGMIDRKAQRRIAEDALARAGASDIHPLALVKDLALSRRQMVEIAKALARKPRILILDEATSALTAADVSKIFAVLKRLRSEGLALLYISHRMNEIAELADQCTVFRNGRNVASYPAGSKSDSEVVELMIGREYSHIFPPKPTFAPATTAPVLEARKLSWTDRLHNISLSVRAGEVVGLGGLDGQGQRELLLAFFGVLRGLSGQILVDGKPVGIASPAAARENGIGMALIPEDRKTEGLMLPMTVRENLSFAALDRLSKGGIIDRAAEQRLIDDMVGLLAIKTAGLDIPVGALSGGNQQKVVIAKWLMRQPRIILLNDPTRGIDVGTKQELYQLMRKLADAGAAILFYSTDYDELIGCCDRVLVLYDGAVKRELVGAEITERALISSALNMPGGDSPVNRGANA; from the coding sequence ATGGACGTTGCGGCTCCGCTCTTGCGCATGGAAGGCATATCGAAGCGCTATGGCGGCGTGCGGGCGCTGGAGAAGGCCGACCTGTCGGTCGAGGCCGGCAGCATCCACGCCATCCTCGGCGAAAACGGCGCCGGCAAGTCGACGCTGATCAAGATCATGGCGGGCGTCGTTGCGCCCGACGAGGGCCGCATGGTGCTGGACGGGCGAGAGGCGACCTTCGCCTCGCCGGGCGCCGCGAACAAGGCCGGCATAGTCTGCATCTTCCAGGAGTTGTCGCTGATTCCCGAACTCAGCGTCGCCGACAACATCGTCATATCCGATCCGCCGAAACGCTTCGGCATGATCGACCGCAAGGCGCAGCGGCGCATCGCCGAGGACGCGCTGGCGCGTGCGGGAGCATCCGACATTCATCCGCTGGCGCTGGTCAAGGACCTGGCGCTGTCACGCCGGCAGATGGTCGAGATCGCCAAGGCATTGGCCAGGAAGCCACGCATCCTGATCCTCGACGAGGCGACCTCGGCACTGACGGCGGCGGATGTGTCGAAGATCTTCGCCGTGCTGAAGCGGCTGCGTTCGGAAGGGCTGGCGCTGCTCTACATCTCGCACCGCATGAACGAGATCGCCGAATTGGCGGACCAGTGCACGGTGTTCCGCAACGGCCGCAATGTCGCCAGCTATCCCGCCGGCTCGAAGAGCGACAGTGAAGTCGTCGAACTGATGATCGGGCGCGAATACAGCCATATCTTCCCGCCCAAGCCGACATTCGCGCCGGCCACCACCGCGCCGGTGCTCGAAGCCCGCAAGCTCTCCTGGACGGATCGCCTGCACAACATCTCGCTGTCGGTCAGGGCAGGCGAGGTGGTCGGCCTCGGCGGCCTCGACGGGCAGGGCCAACGCGAATTGCTGCTCGCTTTCTTCGGCGTCCTGCGTGGCCTTTCCGGCCAGATCCTGGTCGACGGTAAGCCAGTGGGCATCGCCAGCCCCGCCGCCGCACGCGAGAACGGCATCGGCATGGCGCTCATTCCCGAGGATCGCAAGACCGAAGGCCTGATGCTGCCGATGACGGTGCGCGAGAACCTGTCTTTCGCCGCGCTCGACCGGCTGTCGAAAGGCGGCATAATAGACCGCGCCGCCGAGCAGCGGCTTATCGACGACATGGTCGGCCTGCTGGCGATCAAGACGGCCGGCCTCGACATTCCGGTCGGCGCGTTGTCGGGCGGCAACCAGCAGAAGGTCGTCATCGCCAAATGGCTGATGCGCCAGCCGCGCATCATCCTGCTCAACGATCCGACGCGCGGCATCGATGTCGGCACCAAGCAGGAGCTGTATCAGCTGATGCGCAAGCTGGCGGACGCGGGGGCGGCAATCCTGTTCTATTCGACCGACTATGACGAGCTGATCGGCTGCTGCGACCGTGTGCTGGTGCTCTATGACGGGGCGGTCAAGCGCGAATTGGTGGGCGCCGAAATCACCGAACGGGCTCTGATATCAAGCGCGCTCAACATGCCTGGCGGGGATAGCCCGGTGAACCGGGGAGCGAACGCGTGA
- a CDS encoding ABC transporter permease encodes MKDWRYWLAEQRGTLLALGIFIVMFVIYTANHPAGFTANVVQTAANKGVLLAFVAMAQTLVVITAGIDLSVGMIFLLTNCLASWLVVGTPVQTALGVLAVLAVGLLCGAINGAIVIYGRLQPIVATIATGAVYYGIGLLLRPFPGGSVNEDLADALTGRVFDVVPASMVVLLAVVLVIWVPFSRSVLGRAAYAAGSSEMAAYMSGVPIRRGKFAAYTLAGLLASIGGLFLTFFTYTGEAAYASGNSYTLFSIAAVVLGGVSLFGGKGSAIGAIFGALAFRTIGDLLFVFDFDPLWQPLFQGVILLIAVSLGAFALFRVRNRLEWFL; translated from the coding sequence GTGAAGGATTGGCGCTACTGGTTGGCGGAGCAGCGCGGAACGCTGCTGGCGCTTGGCATCTTCATCGTCATGTTCGTCATCTACACCGCGAACCATCCGGCCGGCTTCACCGCCAATGTCGTGCAGACGGCGGCCAACAAGGGCGTGCTGCTGGCCTTCGTCGCCATGGCGCAGACGCTGGTGGTGATCACCGCGGGCATCGACCTTTCCGTCGGCATGATCTTCCTGTTGACCAACTGCCTGGCCTCGTGGCTGGTGGTGGGCACGCCGGTGCAGACGGCGCTTGGCGTGTTGGCGGTGCTGGCCGTCGGACTGCTGTGCGGGGCGATCAACGGCGCCATCGTCATCTACGGGCGGCTGCAGCCGATCGTCGCCACGATCGCCACCGGCGCGGTCTATTATGGCATCGGGCTTCTACTGCGGCCGTTCCCGGGCGGATCGGTCAACGAGGATCTGGCCGACGCGCTGACGGGCCGTGTGTTTGACGTGGTGCCGGCCAGCATGGTTGTGCTCCTGGCCGTCGTGTTGGTGATCTGGGTGCCGTTCAGCCGTTCGGTGCTTGGCCGCGCGGCCTATGCGGCAGGGTCGTCGGAAATGGCGGCCTACATGTCAGGCGTGCCCATCCGGCGCGGCAAGTTCGCAGCCTATACGCTGGCGGGGCTGCTGGCCTCGATCGGCGGCCTGTTCCTGACGTTCTTCACCTATACGGGCGAAGCGGCCTATGCCAGCGGCAACTCCTACACGTTGTTTTCCATTGCCGCCGTGGTGCTGGGCGGCGTCTCGCTGTTCGGCGGCAAGGGGAGTGCCATCGGCGCGATCTTCGGCGCGCTCGCCTTCCGCACTATCGGCGATCTGTTGTTCGTCTTCGATTTCGATCCGCTGTGGCAGCCGCTGTTCCAGGGCGTTATCCTGCTGATCGCCGTCAGCCTCGGCGCCTTCGCCCTGTTTCGGGTCCGCAACCGGCTGGAGTGGTTCCTGTGA